The DNA sequence AGTAACATTTTTACACCAAAAATGcataaaattcaaactttatttctGATTTTGTTATGTTGATCcttgttatttgttttaataattcattGTGTTTAACTGGCTTTTTGGTACTTTATATGTATGTTATAATTCATCTTTATGCTATTTGTACGCAATATCGTCTGCCAATTTATATGGTATGGTAGAGTTTTGGTTTTTCGCCACGGACAGGCATATGCAACTGATAACTGTGCCATGCATTAGTATTTGTAGTTGCGGAGTTTGCCAGTATGAATTACTAATTGCCTAAATATTCCTAGGGACCAATCAAAGTGACTTGAGCAATCCATAAATATGGATGATCGTCTTTCACCCAGGAGGTGAGACAGATTCTGatagttttttaataattctCTTATCATATGCTCAGTATACTTTTATCTTGTTCAGTTCAATGAGagtttcaaatatattatttacttttataatagaTTCACTTTTTCCGTATTAAATTGCAGAAAGACTAAGATGCCCCTTCTACTTGTTCTCCCACAATGCTCTTAATGGATTGTCAGGTGTCTTTCCTAGATTCTTGGTGTCTGGTTTACCGTTTCTTaaagaattataatttgaaagaaaatgtGAGAGCGAGCCTTGCACATAGGTGCAGATAAGTAAGGTTGCTTCCCTGTAACTTGAAGTTACATGTTCGAGTGCTGGAAAAGACTTCTCCATTTACGGGGGCAAGGGTTCCTACATCTATTCTTCCCATACTTCACTAGGTGGGAGCCTCATTCACGGTTCTAATTTTGTATAGATAGAATTGAAAgtagtaataaatatattaatgtaacTGAATAGATCATTTATTGCAACTAAATCCAAGATCCTGATTACAAATGACGAAACCGTCAGCTAAGGAGGCATCATTCTTGTGGTAGCTGTCTTTGGTATCAGCTGTGTACCAAAGTTTCTTACATCAACCTTGTGATAGCTGTCTTTGGTGATGGAATCGATTTGAGGTGTTTTGGCTGGATCATCCGCACATCATTTGTTGAATAAATTTGAGATGACCTTGTAAAACCTTAAGTGCTGATGGCTCATGATGTAGCAACCTGGCATGTATTATATCTCTTTCAAGACCTTGCCTTGGTCTTGGCCTGATATGACCTGAAATAGTTGGATTTGCTTGCCAACCAGGGATGAATTTTTGAATGCAGGCGCAGCATTGTGATTGGCCTCTTCAGGTTCGGTGCCACCTTTTAAGGCAGCCATGCCACTTTAACCATTTTATAGAAGATTTTGTTTTGTATCATTTGTGTATGATTTATGAGGACATGAAACCGCGAGCTGTAACATTTATACGATCTGAAAACTGTGTTGTTCCCTTAAATTTAGTAGGTTCCCCCACCGCAATTTTTAAGGATAGTGTGCACAATTGGTCCCACTTGGTTTCTTCATGTAGTCTCTGAATGTTTGGTGAGAAAAGAGTGGAAGAGGGGATAAAATAACCAAGGTTGTTTGGAGTGGAAGGAGGGGacgttctttttcttttttatcttattgtttaacgtaaattttaaatacaaatactaattataattatataacaaattgagttattttaaataatattacactTTATTTCCTATAATAATGATTTGTAGTTATTATGTAAGAGGCACATGTTTCATTTTGATTTAGAAAGTAAACTCAGTTACATTTttaaggacaatgatattttaattcattttttttatccatttttaatctatcatttcAATCActattagatcatcacatcagtaaaaagaattaaaataaattatttagtgGTGATTGAAGTAATAGGTTAAAAATGGATCaaaaaaagtgagttaaaatatcatttttccatttttaatttgCTTGTGTGtccaattaatttttgttaatatatgattttaattttgtatctataacaatatacaaagaggattttctttttgtgttcacatttcaaaatactaattttacccttcaaatataataatttattaaatttttaaaattgaccgttatttttccaagttttttataaaatcagctatctttgcttcttttttatttattaatattattctttcatctgtttttatatattttactttatttttaataaatataattttagtttatatattaacttaataacattataatattatcacttactaatataatatcagcATATTAATACATACACCTAAGCATGCATGTGTTTCTGCTAATTTTAAAGAATGAGAGTTGCGGATTTATaactataacttttattttggatttaaaTGTTTAGTTACTGTACAATTAATGcgttttaaattttagttacaaaaaaattagttttcatttatcaaaaaggttgaaatttttgtatattactATTTTGTAAAGTCAATTtcatacttacaaattttgatgattttgtgacatgttagaatgaaatatttaaagaaagatttttatctattttaaattaaatagggataaaaaatagtgatttcaaatttcacagatattaaaatagaaaaactgCAGGAATCTAAAATAAAAGTTCCTAACCTTGTAGGAGCCAAATTTAAGTTCGAGAGGCATTCGGTGACAATCTGAAACTGaaaaatgtgaaattaatgCTTTCACTTATTGATTATGCAACCCGTCTAATTTTTTCAGGCCTAATGTTGGATTTATCAATCGCACTTTGGGACGAAATAACCCATTGTGTGAAGTACATCTGACAGCATTACGAACTTTTCTAATCGTGTTATACTAGCTACTCAAACAATTTTGATTAGATACTGCACAACACATTATACACAGGCTAAagcattattttaaaaatcctATAGAATTTTCCGAAGTATCtgaatattattatcatttcttTCTCAGAGCCTTTTCTCATCACCTGGTAGAGAATTCTCCCCATTGTTGCTTGTTCCTTCAAGCCACTCCTCCAGCTTAGCTTCTTTACATGCTTTGAAGTCATCATATTTGTCTGATACTGACAATAACTtttcctcaacatcacctgctTCAGATCGAAATTCATCTTCAACCAGGCTTGATGGGGGCTTCTTGTCCGCTTCTGGAGATGCATTAGTGTCTGCAGATGCATCTGGTAATGACACGCTACGCTGCAGCTGTGGCTTCTCGGCGCTGGAATTTACCCATTCCATAGAATCAAGTTGTGGCCACTTAAAACTGTATGAGtttgaaaagttaaaaacacTTGAAAAATAGTTATCACTTATTTCACTTCCCTCCTGGGCATAAACTGCAGAGTTAGCTCTCTGAGCCTGAAAATTTGATGTCGGCCGATGGGTTAACCATCGTTTTGGTTTCTTTGAAGTTATCGTTATAAGGGATTTTTTAATGTCTCCAATCATCTCGTCAGCTATGGGGAATCCACAGTCTTTCATTGATCTCACCATTGTAACTGAGTCCTCCAAATCTTCTGTGTGCAGAGTTGTTTCACGACTCTTGTCACTAACGTTCTTCTTCAGTTTCATGATATTGGGCACTGCATTTTGTGTGTGCTGTTGAATAAAGAAAAGACCAGCGGACGGTTCATTAGCCACGTATCTAATCATCTCTGCCATGCAGTTGCTTATCTCCACAAAGCCATCAACAGTGGAGAATCCATGCATCTTCCCGAAGACAAAATGATGTTCATCACTGACATTGTCCAGGAAAGAAACAAATCAGAACAATTTTATCAGGGTAAATAATgaatgttaataaattattgtgTTTTGTGCCAACCATAATTGTGAATTATTACGCAGGACATTAcgacagaaacaaaaaaaaaaatgtctttccTTTGTAgttctttttatttgataaatatcATCCCGCAATACAAACACAATTGGCTTTCTCTGGAAGTAAAGTTGCAGGATGCTGAACAAGATGCTGGAAAACAGATGAGCAACTGTCACAATCTGTTTAATCTTAGGTATCCTGTTGAATAAGCTCAAAATCTACTCTAGTCTTTTCTTCATCCTGCTCTGAAAATTGATGTGACTATCTGCACttctatattttattcataactcTGATGTCAAAACCATATTCAAGGTTACCTTTGATGCCACTTATGAGTACTTTAGATATGCCTTTGTCCATGCAGTAATTTAAAAATCAGCAGGGTGACTAAGAAGTTTTACAGAAAAGaggacaaataaataaaatgcacGGGAAGCACTTCATTTGTTTTAATCATAACaacataagaaaaaagaaatattgctGATGAGAAGTATCTGAATTGTATAAAAGATAGTAACTGCTATCTTTAGaactatcattattattaactgTTTCAAAATCTGCAAATTTTTCAAAGATTTCATCCTTCCATACTTGTTAGTAGCTGATGTAATGTAACTCCTTAATACCCAGAAAGATATAAAAAACCACGATTAAAAACCTCCACAATTTCACATTCACTAAAGTTTCCGAGCAAATGATTGAGAAACGGTATATGTACCTTACTGAAGCAATTTAATCCAGAGCAAGATGTAAACCCACTGATATGAATGTAATTTCAGTGTTTGCACAGTAGTTTTGAAGATGATTCTCCTCCACACTGGAGCTGAGGTGCATCAGCGAAACTCTCCCCATTTTGTATCATTGTATCAAAACTACTGAAACATCACCTATTAGTCTTAGAGAGGAGAAAGATAATCTCCAAAAAGCGCTACTTTCCTCAACAAGTGAGACATCACATCTTTGTTATCGATTTCAAATATGCTTCTGGAATAACTGATTTCAGTCGCATAAGAAAAGAATTAACACAATCCCCAGCTGAAAACACCAGAGGTGATGCAGTGGcaataagaacaaaattttcaccGTTCCCTACATCTATCTTATACAGCTCGTGAAAAACTTCCTTAATATGACTCACCAAGTTGTCATAGAAGTACCTGCTGGGAGGAATGACATTGATAGCAAGAATTCCAAACTCACAAAGAACCAATTTAGCAGCAAGAAGAACATCCTTTCTAACAAATTCTAATGGCGGAGAACTTACACCGTTCTTTATATCACTTGAATCTAAATCAACCATAACAACATCAAATTTACCATTGACCTCATCTTCCACCAAGTGACCATTAAAACCATTAAGCTCACAATCACCCTGTAACTTTCCCTGACAAACAAGCTTCTTCAAAGATTCAATGGCATCCCCAACAACTACATGAATAAACTTACTTTCTTCGAATCCAAAATACTCCCGTGCCACCCTGAAGACCTCCCTATCATTATCTACAGCCATGACCTCAAATCCCAATTGAGTTCTTAAAAAAGTTGCCAAAGCCCCACCTCCAACCCCAAGGCACAAAGCCTTTGGTTTAAACCCATTCTGAATCCGCTGCTCTACATATTCACTATTCAACACAAGACCAGCCACCATAGGCCCCAGGTAAGGGtgcaccaaaaccttaagatcAGGCACAAAGCCCACATTACCACCAATGCAAACACCATCCAAACAATCGCCACCTTTGACTGGAACAATACAAATTTCAGTCTGAATCAAATTAGGCATCCTCTTGAACCTCAACCTCCTCCTAAACTCCCTCCCATGACGCAAAACTCCACCCCcattttcaatttcaacatcCTCAACCAACATTTCACCAACATGTATCCCGACACACTGATGAACCACCACACTACAAACCAAGTTATCCACATAACTCAAAATGGGTATCTCAGGAATCCCCATTTTGAACAAGGATTTGGGAGAAAGGGCCAAAAGAAGAGGCTTTGACCAAACCTCAAAACCCTGTTGGTGCAATGAACACTCCAAGGGACGGTGATAAACATGAGGGGTAAAAGGTAAAGTACCCTCCTTGAAGTTGTTTCCAATGAGAATCAGACGTGATATTTCAGGGGAACTTAAAAGGAGTTGGAGATGACCCAATTCAGTGGAGAAGATCCAATCGATTTCTCGACCTTCAGGGACCAACATGGCACCAACTCGAGGCACATCATTAGGTTGGAGTGGTGAGTCGAGCACAGCAACTCGAAGGGCTGTATTGGAACATGATGGATGGGGTATTGTGAAGGAAATGAAGCGGGAAGGGATTAAGGTTTCAAAGGTTGATGCGTCGAGGGCCATCAAAGGTCTTCTGGCCCAACTTCGCTGTAATGAtttgtttgtgatttttgttattgttaatcTTTTGACTCAActtgcaattttttatttcttcaagtCTGCAAAACAATCACACCTATAAATAAAGGTTAGAAGTATTGTTTGGTGGCCACAAGAAGAGAATTAATTATGACACTGTCAAGAGCATCAAGCAAACacaattaaagtaaataatgcAAGGATTgagatattaataaaaagataaaacttataaaaactACCATAGATGTCGttgattattgatattttaatcaaaattggaATTTCATTTTGGTAATATGCCTGATAAAGAATTTTCAATGTCATGGCATACTTTTGAGGCAAAATAGtcaaattttgatttgaaaACAACACCAAAAGCTTTGTCCTTAAAAAATTTGGGTGAGATAAGAAGGAAGCATGTTCTGAGAATTGTTGGACCCCACAGGGAAAGTAATCACAAAGGAGCTATGTTATTCTTTTATCCAATTTTGTTCAGTTCACGTCCCGAAGTCCCTTtagaaagtaataaaaatagatGACAGAAACACGTTTCATTTTGCAGAGATCCTATTGAGGTAAACAATGGAACATATTTTCCTTCAGTTAATAGGGGGTATGGTTACACAATACACAACAAAGACGTATTTTCGTCAAAATAATTGTCAGTCTTTTCTTTTAGAAGTCTGAGAATgaacatataaaataatgtgaTGTGAGAATAACAATTCCCTTACAAAGGGAAAATTAAGGTTTAGGGGCTGAAATGTCGTGGCCCAATTTATGAGCAAGTATGGTAAAGAGGAGTTTCACATGGAtgcaaaaaaatttcaaatgtcAATTGAGAGAACATCACAAACAACTAGGGGCAGTCATGCGATGGGGTTGACCTAATGACTTCAACAGTTAAATCTAAACTGAAAAGGAAAACTTTGAATTGGATTGAACCAAATTTAGTTTAGATtttaaaagagtaattcaaTGATTGACTCCAAGATCAGGTACTGGCATATGAAGCCCAAAATATTCAATCCAAACTTATGCATGTCAGCTTATGTCAAACAACCATAACTAAATTCAGAGAAAATTCCAGagttttctatttattttatattaatatgcTCAATCATCTAAATTCCTATGATTTGATTGGTTTGGTTTGGCTTTTTCACAAAAACTAATGAAGGTTGAGAAACTGATTGGATCTTCTTCATCTCCTCTTCAGTTCCCCTGAAATATCATGTCTGATTCTCATAGGAAACAACCTCAAGGAAGGTACTTTAACTCTTCCTCACATGTTAGTGACCATTCCCCTGAATGTCTATTGCATCAGTATGACAGCACCTCCAACCGTAAACTCATTCACCCCAAACACTCAAACTTTAATGCCATGTTAGGAACAGGTGGATGGAAACAAAAATGATGAGTAAAAAAGGTGAGAAAAATAATGGAAATTAAAGATGTTTGGTTGAAGAAAAACAACGAGAtgaggagagagagagacaaAGAGAAGAGtagaaaagaaatgaaaaataaagtggGAAAGCACTAGTTGGAGCCCCTGGCTTTTTATTTCTGTCTCCTTATTTCTTTTCTACCAAACAAACTAAACTAAATTTGTCCTCTATGTTGCAAGGTTTATCAATTGTCATGTGGCATAGTTTAAATGGATCAAGTCATAATTAAATCATAACACTTAGATTGCTATGCTCTTAATTAACTATTGACTACAATTTTTGGCCTAGCAGAATAAGCACTCAATTTAATAATTGGTATCAAAGTCAAGGTCACAAGTATGATGTCCGGGAGAAACCTCAAATTCCCATGCCAAAGTTTCATTGACAATATAGGTTATCCGATCTCCCTCATTTACAGTTCACCCTACACACAGTCAACAATCATTGCACACCCACCCCTCTTCTCTTCCTCTTAAATTGCATAATGTCTTgtgtataaaaaatgaaatggagGGGGTGGGGGGAGGAATGCATTTGACATGTGAGcaagttattttttatagattGATGAAATCATGCAATCAACATGTTGGTATTTTTGAATGTATTAGGGTAGTCAAGGTTTAGGATGACCATCACTGAAGTTGAGAAGGATGGCTGAGATGTGATTGAGAGAAGGGGACATGGACATATGAGGACAGAACAAAgaaaagagggaaaaaaaaatctgaaccATAAATTTAAAACCTAATATACTTGGGAGGGTTTCTCAACTTAGAATTTGTCTAGAAAGAAATATAACTGTGTTTGTATGGTAAGACAGTATTTATCAATACATAAATCACGAAAAATTTTATCCCATagcaaaattaaattaatttgtaaatcttttctgcCAAGACCAATCCATTGCAAACCAGGCATATCTCCACAAAAATATACCCTCAATATTCTATTAAGCCTACCTTGGGAGTACAAGGACACAAAGAATAAAAACCCTTGAATATCCAAACAATTATAGCATACCTTGCAAATGTCTGGTATAATAGTTTTGAGGCCTTTTCACTAGTAACAGATCGTTGGCGTTGATCTTACTTGCTCCTACAGAAAAATGAAACATTGAAAGGGCATTAGACTCCCAACATCAATTtgataaatagaaataaaaatcgTAAAGTCAAAATACATTTACCCTTAGTAATATGGACCTTCCACACCTAAACCCCTAACGTTTAGTTGACACTAAACActgaaaattaacattttcagTTAAAACAAATAGTCATTTCCATTGAGGCACTTCCTTTATTTCCACACCTTTGTATAACACAAGATTCAATGGCTATGTATTCAGCAAGAGCTATTGGTTTTCTAAACTTACACCAGCTTGTCCTTGCAGGAAACTATGATATAGGAGCTAATTTCATGGGAGCAAGGACTCGTTTTTTTATATTGGATGATAATAGAGAAATAGTGTGCAGGAGTGATGAAATAGGTTTAGCGTGAAGGTTATGGGCCAGAAGAAGATCTATATGGTAAACTAATAATGAAATGATAGACAATCTGCACGTCGTTTCATTCCAAACACTCTTTTCATTTGTCCTTTCAATGACCCTTCTTTGTTTTAGACTGCGAGTTTTGATGGTTAGGTTTAGGTACTTTTTTTGGTGACTCATTTGGTATGATGCAATGGAAGGAAAGTGACACATAGCAGTAATCACCAATATTCATTCATCCCCTTCACTATAACAAAACCAACTACAATCTCACGTAACTAATATGTAAACCCAGAATAAGTATCGACACACTTATTCTGAACCTGACAGCAGCCATGCTAACCTCAAAACAATCACATAACCAGCATTGTCAGCAAGCATCTCAAGCAAAGCTAAGTAACAAAAGCCTTCCCTCACCGAACTATACCATGTGTTCACAAACAATAGTACCACAGTATAACAATCCAATCAATTACCTAATCACCATAAAGCCATCATCAATTCAAACTATTGAAATtattgtgaaacggattctcTATCATCTCACTGTCTCGCACATAAATACCCAATGAAATCATATCATGTTTGTTACATTCTTCCAATTTATCATTTGGAAGAAAGTCTATTTCCTTAAAAGAAACCAGGAAAAACATATCATTCAATAAAGAGAAACACAGCCTATCCAAGACTCAAGGGCTAAAAAGCTTCCTTGAAGAAACATATATAATCACTAAAGCATCCAAAACTGTAATAAACATGACCCTAGAATACCGCTCTCAAACCTAAAATTCAAAACTAGATACAAAACTAAATGAGTAATTGTTAGGTGGTCTTGGATGACCATTAGCTCATGGTCCTGACCATCAGTCCATGTCCTGACCTGTTAGCGCTTTGTTAGACAACAACTCAAATGATCTtgtgaaaaaactttattcacctcttgttgttattatttattcatacaatacataatatatttatagacccaCATTTCCTTACTATTGTACTCCCAACGGCTATAAACGGCTATAAACGGCTAACTCATTAACTACCTAGACTCCAACGGCTAGTGCATTAACCACTCACAACGGCTAGTTTCTTACAACGGCTAGTTACCTATAGTggttaatacatttaagtttattaaaaaaaccaacaaaactCCCCCTTAAACTTAAATGCTTCGTTTATTCTCCATCTTTGTTCTTTATTCTTCATCACGGCTTCCAACGTGCAATAACTCTTCTCACATTGTGCTTGTCCCTTTCATGAATAGTTAAGTTCTTCGCTTTCTTCATGACTGACTTCCCTTCCACTTTATCTATGGTCGACTTGTACTTCACTTTCCCTGTGGCTAACTTGTTATCTGCTCTCTTAGTTTTTGCATCCTTACTGGCAAACTTGTTCTTCTCTTTGACCGACTTGTTACTCATTGAGTTCTTTGTCTTTGTGACCGATTTGTCGTTAACTGAGTTCTTATCAATAGGTTGACTTCCTTTTGAAAGGTTAGACCACACCCACGTATGGTTGTGCTCAATCTCCTCATCCATTTCAAGTCGCCACTTCTCATCTTGCACTTCGAGTGCAGCTCTCAGATCCTTCTCAACTTGTAAATGTTCTTGCAAACTTGAAACATCTTCTTCAAATTCCAAGTGCCACTTTTGCAAAGCCTGTTTCCTTCTCTCTACGCTTTCTTGTAGAATT is a window from the Vigna unguiculata cultivar IT97K-499-35 chromosome 7, ASM411807v1, whole genome shotgun sequence genome containing:
- the LOC114191011 gene encoding uncharacterized protein LOC114191011 — protein: MHGFSTVDGFVEISNCMAEMIRYVANEPSAGLFFIQQHTQNAVPNIMKLKKNVSDKSRETTLHTEDLEDSVTMVRSMKDCGFPIADEMIGDIKKSLITITSKKPKRWLTHRPTSNFQAQRANSAVYAQEGSEISDNYFSSVFNFSNSYSFKWPQLDSMEWVNSSAEKPQLQRSVSLPDASADTNASPEADKKPPSSLVEDEFRSEAGDVEEKLLSVSDKYDDFKACKEAKLEEWLEGTSNNGENSLPGDEKRL
- the LOC114191010 gene encoding methyltransferase-like protein 13; amino-acid sequence: MALDASTFETLIPSRFISFTIPHPSCSNTALRVAVLDSPLQPNDVPRVGAMLVPEGREIDWIFSTELGHLQLLLSSPEISRLILIGNNFKEGTLPFTPHVYHRPLECSLHQQGFEVWSKPLLLALSPKSLFKMGIPEIPILSYVDNLVCSVVVHQCVGIHVGEMLVEDVEIENGGGVLRHGREFRRRLRFKRMPNLIQTEICIVPVKGGDCLDGVCIGGNVGFVPDLKVLVHPYLGPMVAGLVLNSEYVEQRIQNGFKPKALCLGVGGGALATFLRTQLGFEVMAVDNDREVFRVAREYFGFEESKFIHVVVGDAIESLKKLVCQGKLQGDCELNGFNGHLVEDEVNGKFDVVMVDLDSSDIKNGVSSPPLEFVRKDVLLAAKLVLCEFGILAINVIPPSRYFYDNLVSHIKEVFHELYKIDVGNGENFVLIATASPLVFSAGDCVNSFLMRLKSVIPEAYLKSITKM